The Dioscorea cayenensis subsp. rotundata cultivar TDr96_F1 chromosome 7, TDr96_F1_v2_PseudoChromosome.rev07_lg8_w22 25.fasta, whole genome shotgun sequence genome includes a region encoding these proteins:
- the LOC120265863 gene encoding cytochrome P450 98A2-like, protein MLLPTLVPLLLLLLLLLLLYKTFRRKLPPGPRPWPVVGNLYDIEPVRFRCFWEWSKKYGPIMSVWFGPTLNVVVSSPELAKEVLKEHDHKLADRSRTRSSARFSRNGSDLIWADYGAHYVKVRKVCTLELFSPKRLQAFRPIREHEVSAMVHSIFSNVTQQENKGKSFVLRSHLSSVAFNNITRLVFGKRFMNSEGMMDEQGLEFKVIVSNGLKFGGSLGIPEHIPWLRWMFPLDEEAYAKHANRRDRLSKAIMDEHTQARNISGGAKQHFIDALLTLQHQYELSEDTIIGLLWDMITAGMDTTVITVEWAMAEIVKNPRVQDKAQEELDRVIGSNRIITEADFPSLPYLNALVKEALRLHPPTPLMLPHKASASVKLGGYDVPKGSVVHVNVWAIGRDPSMWKNPLEFRPERFLEEDIDIKGHDFRVLPFGAGRRVCPGAQLGIYLVMSMLGHLLHHFRWRLPEGVENENVDMGENPGLVTFMSTPLRVVATPRLPEALYKPVEVEM, encoded by the exons ATGTTACTCCCAACCCTTGTTCCAttacttctccttctccttctccttctccttctttacAAGACTTTCAGAAGAAAGCTCCCACCAGGGCCAAGGCCATGGCCAGTGGTGGGCAACTTATATGATATTGAACCGGTCCGGTTCAGGTGTTTCTGGGAATGGTCTAAAAAGTACGGTCCAATCATGTCGGTCTGGTTCGGTCCAACACTGAACGTGGTTGTGTCTAGCCCGGAGCTAGCAAAGGAAGTGCTGAAAGAACATGATCATAAGTTGGCCGACCGGTCCAGAACCCGGTCCTCAGCCCGGTTCAGCCGGAACGGGTCGGACCTTATCTGGGCCGATTATGGAGCTCATTACGTGAAGGTGAGAAAGGTTTGCACTTTAGAGCTTTTCTCTCCAAAGAGACTTCAAGCTTTTAGGCCTATCCGGGAACATGAGGTCTCTGCCATGGTTCACTCCATTTTCAGCAACGTCACTCAACAAg AGAACAAAGGGAAAAGCTTTGTATTAAGGAGTCACTTATCAAGTGTGGCATTCAACAACATAACAAGGCTTGTGTTTGGGAAGAGGTTCATGAACTCAGAGGGCATGATGGATGAGCAAGGACTGGAGTTCAAGGTCATTGTTTCCAATGGGTTGAAGTTTGGTGGTTCTCTTGGTATCCCTGAGCACATACCTTGGCTCAGATGGATGTTCCCTTTGGACGAAGAGGCTTATGCCAAGCATGCCAACCGCCGGGACCGTCTCAGCAAGGCCATCATGGATGAGCACACTCAAGCTCGCAACATCTCCGGCGGCGCCAAGCAGCATTTCATTGATGCTTTGCTTACTCTTCAACATCAGTATGAGCTCAGTGAGGACACCATCATTGGACTTCTTTGG GACATGATAACGGCTGGAATGGACACAACAGTGATAACAGTAGAGTGGGCAATGGCAGAGATAGTAAAAAATCCAAGAGTCCAAGATAAAGCACAAGAAGAGCTTGATCGAGTGATTGGTTCAAACCGCATCATCACTGAAGCTGACTTCCCAAGCCTACCCTACTTAAATGCACTAGTAAAAGAAGCTCTTCGGCTCCACCCTCCAACACCATTGATGCTCCCTCACAAAGCCAGTGCCTCTGTGAAGCTCGGTGGCTATGACGTGCCTAAAGGTTCCGTCGTGCATGTGAATGTGTGGGCTATTGGCCGAGACCCAAGCATGTGGAAGAATCCGTTGGAGTTTCGGCCCGAAAGGTTCTTGGAGGAGGATATTGATATCAAAGGACATGATTTTAGGGTGTTACCTTTTGGTGCCGGTAGAAGAGTTTGTCCGGGGGCACAACTGGGAATTTACTTGGTGATGTCGATGTTGGGGCATTTGTTGCATCATTTTAGATGGAGATTGCCGGAGGGAGTGGAGAATGAGAATGTGGATATGGGGGAAAACCCTGGGTTAGTCACATTCATGAGCACGCCATTGCGAGTTGTGGCCACACCGAGGTTACCGGAGGCTCTTTATAAGCCAGTAGAAGTGGAGATGTGA